The Acidobacteriota bacterium genome includes a region encoding these proteins:
- a CDS encoding GAF domain-containing protein codes for MRQFVTVLLFLLTLLPGGKCFCVSVLGAASNPLSHLASASGPVGRPAFRVFTDRDGLPENTVHKIVFDQRGYLWVGTLDGAAYYNGRVWTLVNMPNRVRSNDVSALLAAKDGSLWFGTNGGGVSHLKDGQWRTFDQTSGLPTNPVFSLAEEIASDGHSILWLGMYGGGLARFENNTWTQVSSPEVPADSIVLSILPVLSPDGSKSLWVATRDYGLAVLRNGQWRSYRTSNGFVSNQVESLALMPGSNGEPIIWAGTIGGGLVKFEGDTFSTFTSPTILPSNNVQTLAITQLPDGKSCLWVGTDAGVTCLENGNWLRLDDTTGLPGNDIASLAETVSPSGRRTIWIGTNGHGLVRVENGRWANLDLPVSNADHLARCFLETRSATGSPVIWAGTMGSGLMQLTDGQWKKLTVGDGLLGNRVRSLFETRTAGGDSTVWIGTDDGLSKFENGRMVKVDLSRSGIHREIRCLAATTEPDNATTLWVGTYDSLGRFQNGVWTAYSKRNETLKNNGVNCLLVTKAGDGTQTVWAGTYGGGLSRFEKGVWTTYDIASGLPNNIIISLHETQAMDGSRWLWVGTKSGGVARARLDQPTIQWEVFSDLTQPALPNNCIQKICEDNQHRLYLFTNKGVARLSPRQVTPDDPSPFSVFSFTSEDGLPSNECLEGAALVDQQGRMYAGTIQGAAIYDLGTEENDTAAKPLFIERVRVNGKWQETTAGFEHASLAYDENNLIFEYALLNYFRESDTRYRTQLIGFEAQPSDWTSDYKKEYTNLSEGSYEFRLWARDYAGNISGPVRMAFAVRPAPWRTWWAYLVYLAILGTAGYQLYAERIRRIKRRQEERIRYLRHLLDSTRIINSQLDLTTVLQNIAEESAQLIEGEPGGIGLVIANHVVFKRLWCRDHWDETPVVFRLGEGVAGQVASTGNPMIVNHPASSSEIVFPEILEKYYVHGFINIPIFTRTGNVVGVLDVRRPAMRGPFTETDQKLLESLANQAAVAIENAALYGELEKKKTELEEKNLIIVESMQELEKLYKSEQEISHTLQELNQMKTNFLIVTSHEMRTPLTVLKGYIEAISEEYLGPLSKGQQQSMTTCRRMIDRLVTSFNDILEMLKINEGQMTLKHTALNLRGTVAEVLSELATFIERRQQTIEVESPEDIFIAADPEKIQLVLVNVIQNAIKFTPDEGFIRITITTEVNMAHLTVEDTGIGIEPSDLERIFEKFYTTSDPSTHTSGRYEFSARGTGLGLAIAKSYVEAHGGKIWAESKGKGQGSSFHIKFPLANLPREVEVAQDSVHSG; via the coding sequence ATGCGTCAGTTTGTCACGGTCTTGTTATTTCTCCTCACTCTGCTGCCTGGCGGTAAGTGCTTTTGTGTGTCTGTCTTAGGGGCGGCGTCCAATCCACTCTCTCACCTTGCCTCCGCATCTGGGCCTGTTGGGCGCCCGGCCTTTCGCGTCTTCACTGATCGAGATGGGCTCCCGGAAAATACGGTGCACAAAATCGTGTTTGACCAGCGGGGATATTTATGGGTGGGAACACTGGATGGAGCTGCTTATTATAACGGACGGGTCTGGACACTGGTGAATATGCCCAATCGAGTCCGCTCCAACGACGTCAGTGCTCTGTTGGCAGCAAAGGACGGCAGCCTCTGGTTTGGGACCAATGGCGGTGGGGTATCACATTTGAAAGATGGGCAGTGGCGGACTTTTGATCAAACTTCTGGATTGCCAACCAACCCTGTCTTTAGTTTGGCTGAAGAAATTGCCTCGGACGGCCACTCGATTCTCTGGTTGGGGATGTATGGCGGCGGCCTGGCCCGGTTTGAAAACAACACCTGGACCCAGGTTTCATCACCTGAAGTCCCGGCAGATTCGATTGTATTGAGCATTTTGCCTGTCCTCTCACCGGATGGAAGCAAGAGTCTATGGGTCGCCACCCGCGACTATGGACTTGCTGTGCTCAGGAATGGTCAGTGGCGTTCCTACCGAACCAGCAATGGTTTTGTGAGCAATCAGGTCGAGTCTCTGGCACTGATGCCAGGATCAAACGGCGAGCCAATCATTTGGGCTGGCACGATTGGCGGCGGGTTGGTCAAGTTTGAAGGGGATACTTTTTCAACCTTCACGTCACCAACCATTTTGCCCAGCAACAATGTTCAAACCCTGGCCATAACCCAACTTCCAGATGGAAAAAGCTGTTTGTGGGTAGGAACTGATGCCGGCGTCACTTGCCTTGAAAATGGAAACTGGCTGCGACTGGATGACACAACGGGCCTGCCCGGAAATGACATTGCCAGCCTGGCCGAGACTGTTTCTCCTTCAGGGCGTCGAACAATTTGGATTGGTACGAATGGGCACGGGTTGGTGCGGGTCGAAAACGGTCGTTGGGCCAATCTTGATCTCCCAGTTTCAAATGCTGACCATTTAGCCCGTTGTTTTTTAGAAACCCGTTCGGCCACGGGATCGCCAGTGATTTGGGCCGGCACCATGGGAAGCGGGTTGATGCAATTGACCGACGGACAATGGAAAAAACTGACGGTTGGCGACGGTCTCTTAGGAAATCGAGTGCGGTCTTTATTTGAAACACGGACAGCAGGTGGTGACTCCACCGTCTGGATTGGAACGGATGATGGGCTAAGCAAATTTGAAAACGGTCGAATGGTCAAAGTTGACCTCAGCCGGTCGGGAATTCATCGCGAAATTCGATGCCTGGCAGCCACAACCGAACCCGACAACGCAACGACCCTCTGGGTAGGCACCTATGACAGTCTCGGGCGATTTCAAAATGGTGTTTGGACAGCTTACAGCAAACGAAACGAGACGCTGAAAAACAATGGAGTCAATTGTTTGCTCGTCACAAAAGCTGGTGATGGAACGCAAACCGTGTGGGCTGGCACCTATGGAGGAGGGCTTTCGCGCTTTGAAAAAGGAGTTTGGACAACCTATGACATTGCCTCAGGGTTACCAAACAACATCATTATCAGCTTGCACGAAACGCAGGCAATGGATGGAAGCCGCTGGCTGTGGGTTGGCACCAAAAGTGGTGGCGTTGCCCGTGCCCGACTTGATCAACCGACAATCCAGTGGGAAGTTTTTTCTGATCTGACACAGCCAGCGCTCCCCAATAACTGCATTCAAAAAATTTGTGAAGACAATCAACATCGGCTGTATTTATTCACCAATAAAGGTGTTGCACGGCTCTCGCCTCGTCAGGTCACACCTGATGACCCGTCACCATTCTCAGTATTTTCATTTACTTCTGAAGATGGGCTCCCCAGCAACGAGTGCCTTGAAGGTGCCGCACTGGTTGATCAACAGGGGCGAATGTATGCTGGCACCATTCAAGGTGCGGCCATCTATGATTTGGGCACTGAGGAAAATGACACAGCAGCCAAACCCTTATTTATTGAACGAGTCAGGGTCAATGGGAAATGGCAGGAAACGACGGCTGGGTTTGAACACGCATCGCTCGCCTATGACGAAAATAACTTGATATTTGAATATGCGCTACTCAACTATTTTCGTGAGTCTGATACCCGGTACCGCACCCAATTGATTGGATTTGAAGCGCAGCCATCGGATTGGACCAGTGATTATAAGAAGGAGTATACCAATCTGTCTGAAGGGTCATATGAGTTTCGACTATGGGCCCGTGATTACGCCGGGAACATCAGCGGTCCAGTCCGGATGGCCTTTGCCGTGCGCCCGGCGCCATGGCGAACCTGGTGGGCGTATCTGGTGTATCTGGCAATCCTCGGTACAGCCGGATATCAGTTGTATGCTGAACGAATCCGCCGGATCAAACGCCGTCAGGAAGAACGCATCCGTTACCTCCGCCATTTACTCGACAGTACTCGGATCATTAACTCACAGCTTGATTTAACCACGGTGTTGCAAAATATTGCTGAGGAAAGCGCTCAGTTGATCGAGGGTGAACCGGGTGGTATCGGTCTGGTGATTGCAAACCACGTCGTCTTTAAACGACTCTGGTGTCGTGATCATTGGGATGAAACACCCGTTGTTTTTCGGTTGGGCGAAGGTGTGGCGGGTCAGGTTGCCAGTACTGGAAATCCGATGATCGTCAATCATCCGGCCTCGTCATCGGAGATTGTTTTTCCCGAGATCCTGGAAAAATACTATGTCCACGGTTTTATCAATATTCCGATCTTTACGCGGACCGGGAATGTGGTTGGAGTGCTTGATGTCAGGCGTCCGGCAATGCGTGGTCCTTTTACTGAAACCGACCAGAAATTGTTGGAATCACTGGCAAATCAAGCCGCCGTGGCCATTGAAAACGCAGCTTTGTATGGGGAATTGGAGAAGAAAAAGACCGAACTTGAAGAAAAAAACCTGATTATCGTTGAATCAATGCAGGAACTTGAAAAGCTCTATAAGAGCGAGCAGGAGATTTCACACACGTTGCAAGAACTCAATCAGATGAAAACCAATTTTCTGATTGTCACTTCGCACGAAATGCGAACGCCGCTCACCGTGCTCAAGGGATATATCGAAGCCATTTCCGAAGAATATTTAGGGCCACTCAGCAAGGGACAGCAGCAATCAATGACCACCTGCCGGCGGATGATTGATCGTCTGGTCACAAGTTTTAACGACATTCTGGAAATGCTTAAAATCAATGAAGGCCAAATGACGCTCAAACATACCGCACTCAACCTGCGCGGAACAGTGGCTGAAGTTCTTTCTGAACTGGCCACCTTTATCGAACGCCGTCAGCAAACGATTGAGGTCGAATCTCCCGAAGATATTTTCATTGCGGCGGACCCAGAAAAAATCCAGCTCGTCCTGGTGAATGTAATTCAAAACGCGATCAAATTTACCCCCGACGAAGGGTTCATTCGCATTACCATCACCACTGAAGTCAATATGGCGCATTTGACGGTTGAAGATACCGGAATTGGAATTGAACCAAGTGACCTCGAACGGATTTTCGAAAAGTTTTACACAACATCTGATCCATCAACGCATACTTCGGGTCGGTATGAATTTTCGGCTCGTGGCACTGGACTTGGCCTGGCCATTGCCAAAAGTTATGTCGAAGCCCACGGCGGGAAAATTTGGGCCGAATCGAAAGGGAAAGGGCAGGGCAGTAGTTTCCACATTAAATTTCCCCTGGCTAATCTGCCACGCGAGGTTGAAGTTGCCCAAGATAGTGTTCACTCTGGATAA